One genomic window of Candidatus Bathyarchaeota archaeon includes the following:
- the acs gene encoding acetate--CoA ligase produces KEAAKDPVAFWAARAKEGLEWFQPWTETYQWNPPYYKWFVNGKINASYNALDRHVKTWRKNKAAIIWEPESINEPTRVLTYNDLYREVNKFANVLKSLGVKKGDRVGIYLPMIPEVQIAMLACARIGAIHSVIFSAFSGESLGNRMKDAEAKVLVTADGYFRRGKVVNLKANADIGVKDAKIKQVVVVKRAGNEIKMTEDRDLWWHELMAKASLYCEPEPMDSEDTLFILYTSGTTGKPKGIVHHTGGYLTVALWTAKWDFDLHDEDIFWCTADIGWVTGHTYACYGPLLNGATILVYEGALNFPEVDRWWEIVEKYGVTVFYTAPTAIRMILRWGEEWPKKHDLSSLRLLGTVGEPINQDAWMWYFKHIGGERCPVIDTWWQTETGATLINSLPGIGPFIPTVAGRSFPGTTHDILDETGQPVKMGEGGYLVQKSPFAPGMLRGVYKDPERYKAQYWSVYSDKTYYTSDGAIFWDELGNIRLTGRVDDVMKVAGHRLSTAEVENALTQHTSVAECAVVAAPHDIKGEVPVAFVVLKQGVTASSALENELIQQVVKVIGPTAKPAKIVLTDALPKTRSGKIMRRILKALVKGETVGDVTTLMNPQTVEDLKQKIGYQA; encoded by the coding sequence AAAGAAGCAGCAAAAGACCCTGTAGCCTTTTGGGCTGCAAGAGCAAAAGAAGGACTAGAATGGTTCCAACCGTGGACTGAAACATACCAGTGGAATCCACCATACTATAAATGGTTTGTCAATGGCAAAATCAACGCTTCCTACAACGCCCTCGACCGCCACGTCAAAACATGGCGAAAAAATAAAGCAGCAATCATCTGGGAGCCAGAATCAATAAACGAGCCCACCCGAGTGCTTACTTATAACGACCTCTATCGCGAAGTCAACAAATTCGCTAATGTACTGAAAAGCTTAGGCGTAAAGAAAGGCGACCGCGTAGGCATCTATTTACCTATGATTCCAGAAGTGCAAATCGCCATGCTAGCTTGCGCACGCATAGGAGCGATCCACAGCGTCATCTTTTCAGCTTTCAGCGGCGAATCATTGGGAAATAGGATGAAGGACGCGGAAGCAAAAGTTTTGGTTACTGCAGACGGTTACTTCAGAAGAGGTAAAGTTGTTAACCTAAAAGCCAACGCAGACATAGGCGTCAAAGACGCAAAAATCAAACAAGTTGTCGTCGTTAAACGCGCAGGAAACGAAATCAAGATGACCGAGGATAGAGATCTTTGGTGGCACGAGTTGATGGCCAAGGCTTCGCTTTACTGCGAACCAGAACCTATGGACAGCGAAGACACACTTTTTATCCTTTACACGAGCGGCACCACGGGAAAACCAAAAGGTATAGTTCATCACACAGGTGGCTACTTGACTGTCGCCCTTTGGACTGCTAAATGGGACTTTGATCTCCACGACGAGGACATATTCTGGTGCACCGCTGACATAGGCTGGGTTACAGGACATACTTACGCGTGTTATGGACCATTACTTAACGGCGCAACTATCCTAGTTTATGAAGGTGCATTAAACTTCCCAGAAGTCGACAGATGGTGGGAAATCGTAGAAAAATATGGTGTCACAGTGTTCTATACGGCTCCAACAGCCATACGGATGATACTGAGGTGGGGCGAAGAATGGCCTAAGAAACACGACCTCAGCAGCCTACGTCTTCTAGGCACAGTCGGCGAACCGATCAACCAAGACGCTTGGATGTGGTATTTCAAGCATATAGGTGGTGAAAGATGCCCCGTTATAGACACGTGGTGGCAGACGGAAACAGGTGCAACCCTCATAAATTCATTGCCAGGCATCGGTCCGTTCATCCCAACAGTCGCTGGTAGAAGCTTCCCTGGTACAACTCACGACATCCTAGACGAAACGGGACAGCCAGTCAAAATGGGCGAAGGCGGATACCTCGTTCAAAAAAGTCCTTTCGCACCCGGCATGTTAAGAGGAGTCTACAAAGACCCAGAAAGATACAAAGCACAATATTGGAGTGTCTACAGCGATAAAACCTATTACACAAGCGACGGGGCAATATTTTGGGACGAACTAGGGAACATACGCTTAACCGGCAGAGTTGACGACGTGATGAAAGTCGCAGGTCACAGGTTATCAACTGCAGAAGTGGAGAACGCGCTGACGCAACACACCTCAGTTGCAGAATGCGCAGTAGTCGCCGCGCCTCATGACATAAAAGGTGAAGTTCCAGTTGCCTTTGTTGTCCTAAAACAGGGAGTAACAGCCTCTTCTGCACTTGAAAACGAACTCATACAACAAGTGGTTAAAGTAATAGGACCTACAGCGAAACCTGCAAAAATAGTGTTAACAGATGCGTTGCCGAAGACTCGAAGCGGAAAAATCATGCGGAGAATTCTGAAAGCCTTAGTGAAAGGCGAGACCGTTGGCGATGTAACAACTTTGATGAACCCTCAAACAGTTGAAGACCTAAAACAAAAGATTGGATATCAAGCCTAG